A single region of the Lactobacillus xylocopicola genome encodes:
- the ylxM gene encoding YlxM family DNA-binding protein — MNELEKNEALGDLYAYYGKLLTQSQQDYFEDYYYNDLSLGEIADNHGVSRQAIYDNLRRCRKLLANYEAKLHLKREFGVIEAELTDIANSLRQDEPDQAMHQIDELLSRMRGE; from the coding sequence ATGAACGAACTCGAAAAAAATGAGGCCCTGGGTGACCTCTACGCATACTATGGCAAGCTCTTAACGCAGAGCCAGCAGGATTATTTTGAAGATTACTACTATAATGATCTTTCCTTAGGTGAAATAGCGGACAACCATGGTGTTTCTCGCCAAGCAATCTATGACAACCTGCGCCGTTGTCGGAAGTTATTGGCCAATTATGAAGCAAAGCTGCATCTAAAAAGGGAATTCGGTGTGATTGAAGCAGAACTAACCGATATTGCCAATTCGCTAAGGCAGGACGAGCCAGACCAGGCAATGCACCAAATTGATGAATTATTAAGTAGAATGAGGGGAGAATAA